AGATCGAAACTGGTCTTGTCGCCGGTCGGAATGCTGTGCCCGATCCCGCCCTCCAAGGTTAAGGCTTCCAGCTCGACATCATAATAGGCTGTCAATGACGGCGCGAGTGCTGTGTCGAAACCCAATCCGACATAGCCTTCATACGTGTCCGTTCCGTCTGGGAAATGATACCAGGTCGCCCCGACGCTCCCGGAGACGAGGTCCGATAGCGGGAAACTGTAACCGGCATAGACGTCGATTTCGTCTGTATCGGCCAGACTGTCCGATCCCAGCCCGGTCGAGGCCCATGTGCCCAGCGTGAAGTTGCCGAAGCCCAGCTCCACACCCGGCTGAATGGCTTCGTCTTCGAAGCTGACCCCGCGAAAGACATATTCCGTCACATAGTCGATGGAAACGGAAACGCTGACGTCGCTGTCCTGCGCGTAGGCTGGCGCTGAGGCGAACAAACTGGCGGTACATATGGCGCTAGCGGCGATGATGGATTTTTTCATGACGATCTCCCTGCAATGTCGAGACAGGGGGTAGGAGGCGAATTTCATCGCCTCGACCGAACATGATGAAATAATGTGTCTTATGCAGCTGACGCCTCGGAATGAGGCGCAATAATATGCCTGTTTGCACCGAAACCGGGCTTCCGCCCGCAATGT
This genomic window from Algimonas porphyrae contains:
- a CDS encoding TorF family putative porin — its product is MKKSIIAASAICTASLFASAPAYAQDSDVSVSVSIDYVTEYVFRGVSFEDEAIQPGVELGFGNFTLGTWASTGLGSDSLADTDEIDVYAGYSFPLSDLVSGSVGATWYHFPDGTDTYEGYVGLGFDTALAPSLTAYYDVELEALTLEGGIGHSIPTGDKTSFDLGLVGGVVTVDGPGDYEWATASAALTYAINDVGSVYAGLNVTLNSEDVLNFSAGTPDDSLIWAGVGIAAGF